CTTTGGTTGACTGTATggctatgaaaaaaataaagctataaaaaaataaagagggagaGTAAAAGAGACAACAGAAGGTTGAAGTCTGAATAAAATGCCTCTTAATGAGAGAATTTAAGATCTCAATCTCTTTATATCatttaaaagacaattaaaacCTGATTAAAGTCATCAGTATctttccacagagaaaaaaagaggtacTAAAAAGTGCTTTAAACTACTGGAAAAAGAATAAGAAGTGATAGttggaaacagaaattaaaattagcaAGAGAAACAAGGAAGGCAATTAAACAAATTTGCAAAGTGATAAGATTAAGGTCTCTTGATAACTTTAAATTACATCCAAGCACCTTCCTCAACGACATATATTCCAGACAACCTCAGTTTATTCTCTGTGGAACGTCAGTCTCATCTGTGGATGCTGAGTGACAAATACCATCACGTGATATACAGACAAACAGACGATTTGAACCAGTTATCTCTTCTGCCCTAAATTCTATTAATCCATAAAATAGCTGTTTAGTGTATAGGATTGTCTTTGGGTATGCTTTCAAGGACTACCTGAAATCTCTTCCTGGCCTCaccaaagaaaatatatattttccaaaCAACATGGAGCAGAGATTGTTGGTGTGAAAACAAACGATAATCCTCAGAGCAGACCTTCCCTCCTGCTTTCTGCTTCCCGTCACTTCCAGCAAAGCCTGAAAGCCAacacagaggaaagcagagagcccccccaccaccacatgCTTCTCACAGAAATTCTGCTGTATTATTCTTTTCTAACCATACGTGTATCATCAACACAATGTACATTTCACTCATCAATCTGTACATTTCACTCATCAATCTCTACTTGAGAGACTGAAGACtcaggaacaaaacagaaattttaggGCTAGATTGACAAACGAATGTCATCTTTCTAGGCAAAAACCCCTGTGCGTACATACGGAGCCACACGTGTCTGACCATGCCCTGTGCGTTACTTATATGCAAACCCCGGAACGGATTGGATGTTTCATCCCAGCAGTGCGCATTCCAACACTCGCAGATACAGCCCGACGAGTCTGAAGCGAGCAAAATGAGTCTTTTAGCTCTGTGGCTCATTGAAATCCAATATTACAAGTACAGTCATCAGAAATATAATCACGTAAATTAATGTAATTGGGACCATGGTCAGGCAAATGGCTAATGAGTTTAACCTCTGACAAACACGAGGGCCTTAAGGGATTAGCAGTCAGAGCTCTCTTTAGCAAGATTAGGCCACTTTGTGCTTTTCTCTGCCACCATTGAATAGTGTTTGGGTTTGTACCGTGCcttttgtgcaaaaaaaataaaatgttttcaataaaagaagagggagaaactTGTTATGTACTTCCAATGGGATCGGCTGATAGTAAGGCGCAGAAGAGAGAGCTACTGATTGTAAAAAAGACTTGTCCTTCCAGTGAAATCCGTAGCAAACTTGGTTCTCCAATGTGATCCcaaaacaaacctgaaagaaaaacacaaaatgtaCGGGGAAAATGAGATGCTTTCTTCCTGGAGCATAGTGAGTGGAATGTGTTGCCACAGTCATAATACAGGAGAAGGAACAATTGAGTTAAAAGTCTTCTACAAAATAGTCGGCTCTTCCCTTTGTAGCCCAACTCTTGCATTGTCTTTTCTTGGATGTCTCTTTATCTTTCATGCATCTTGAGTGAAAAGAAAAGTCTGGAAAAGATAAATTACTCTGCTTCCCATGAGGAATGATCTCTGCTACAGTGTAAGGGAATTGAAGCAGGGACAGAACTAGTTTTGCCCAGGAAAAAGGCCACTTGGAGCTCTAGGCAATTAAGGAAACAACTCAGAAATGTGGCAGAGAGTATGTCACCTCtttctgatttattcttttattttttaggcACGATCAACGAAGGAGCAGCGTTGGGGAGGGCCTCTTCTCTCCAGAAATCACTCCTTGGAGGAGGAATTTGAAAGAGCGAAGGCAGCTGTTGAGGTATTACTtcatttactgttttcattttcaggtgATGTTCTGTGGATTCTGATTCATCTTGCAGGGCAAATATAGGAGAAAGTTAGAACTGGATTacttaaagcagagaaaatataCGTTTCCTGGAGTTACTCATCTAAAATAGCagtttctccttaaaaaaaaaaaacaacagccctTTGCTATAAATGAAGATTAGACAGAACCAACTTTTCAAGCTCGATTTTTATGGCTATAGCAAGTGGGTCAAGAAAAATTCCCCACAAGTGTAAGTACTTCTAAACTTAAAGTATAAGTGTGAAACATATTTTTCCCCAGCAACTGAATGTGTGCAGTCAGTTATTTAAGCTGAGACACAAACCAATTCTCCAGAGTGAAACTGGAATTCAGCATCACTGATAAACAGAGCGATTAGCTGCTCTAACGGGCAACTGCACGTACAGCAGTAACCATGCACCAATGAATTTTTGTAATTAGTGGCTGGATGTTAAATGCAGGAGTACTCTCGTTTCCTGAAAAATTGATTTAGTTTGAAAAAGTGCAGGTATTTGGATAGTTCTCCTATtgcacttctgtttttttcactaACTACTACTTTTCCAACATGAAAAATGCCTCTTGAGTGTTGTCCTCTACCACTAGTTCCAATTGAAATTCCGATCCTGTCTAGAGACAAGGTGGCATACAGGTTTTTTAACAGAATCCAACAAAAAATTAGATATAAGCATCGATCTTGAGCATCATATCTTCTCAGGGACTGAGTCGGTAACCCTTCCAAATCCCATCCCCACCCAGAGCCAAGGCAGCTGCATCCACCCAGGCCGAAAGCTCAGACTGAATTATGTATCAGCTGCTGGAATGAGTTTTTCAGGTAGAAAGGATGAGGCTGTGAACTGATTGCTCAAAGCTGATTATTTTTAGCATGAACTGCAGTCTCATTAGTCTCCAAACATCTAGAAGACTTTAAGGATATTTGGGTTTAGATTTAAATTTTAGTGTCTGTATTTTAATACTCCTCTAACTCAAGATTTATACCATTATAATTCCAGTGTTGGCAGTTGAACTATTTTAGATTAATATTGGTTGTTTACAAACAAAACTAGGCCTAAATCATATGCTGGCTTCTAGCTAGAGACAGAATTTCTTATTTAAGGAATTAATTTGATTTGTAGGATTTGTTCATGATATGCTAAGGTCAGACTGCATGGATTCATCCGTGGTTTCTCAGGATCTTATCGCACAAGACTAAAATGGGCACAATCAGTAAGTCAGCTGAACTGTACACGGAATgcatttttcttgtattttctgagTGCGTTGTTTTTTCCTGGTGAAATAGATTCTTTATAAACAGCTGCTAGTGACACACAATAGATTTTTTTGATGTCCCACATCATACACATTTGCTCCTGGCAGGAAAGGAGAGACTGGCTTTCAAATTGTCACTGCTGAAGATGCTCTAGATCTTCCTAACTGCACTGCAGCCTGATCCTGAGGGTGGGACTTCTTGCGCTGTAATCTGTGATGGCGATAGAGGGAATCTGATGAGGAACACCTCTGTGTTGCGGTTAGCGGTTAGGCAAATGATGTCAGTGCTCTTGCAAATGCCAGAAACTACATGTGATGGGGACTTCCCAGacattcagcagaaagaaaaacgaGTTGAGGCCAACAACAGATAACAAAACGTTATTGAATTACTTTAGAGAGAAAAGTAAGGAGTAGaatatattgtaaaaaaaaaaaaaccctgcacattAAAAGGTCATTCTGAGACAACAAAGACAGGTTGTTAAAATGCTTTAGTGTAGTCTCAAAAACTGCTATTAAAAAGAATCTAATGAAATGTTTCCCTAACTGTGTAGCCAGCAGTCTTATTCtttctgcttaaaatagaaaCTTGGACCAGGTAGTTAAAATGTAAAGGAAAGGATTCTTCAAGACCTTATAGAGCGGTTATTTCCATTTGCATATGAAAAGAGGAGAATTTTCATCCTAGCTAAAATGAAGTGGTAAGAAAGCTAGAGTGATTGAAATAAATTGCAGCCCATCTCAGAAAGATTAGTGCTTTCTTAAGCAGAGAATAGACACAGTTCAAAAATTCATCTTTTAGGCTTTGGGTGTTTCTGTAATATTCTTCAACTGGGAAAGCTCAAAGTGGTAAGATTAGCCAGAAAACTGATcaagaaaaggaagcaaatctcAGGTTCTTTGTGGCCTAGTTCGAAAGGAATTAATTAACAATTCAGTAAATGAAGACACCAAACTTGATCCTCCACCCAGTATTCACTTTAGAGCTTTGGGAATGGTTTTAAGATGTCAGACTTTGCGATTAATGAAGATCCTTGAGGTAATTCTTTCTTAAGAAGGTTTAAAGATGTCTATGCCATTGGGGAATCTTTTAAGAATAAAGAGGTAAGTAAATTAGCTCTTTTACCAGAGAGGGTCCAGATCCACTTGCCGTGGTTGGGTGCTTGCAGACTTCGCTACTTTTTCTGTCATTCTGAAAATTGGATTTGATTTTTGCCTCATCCCTCTGCTATGCACGTGAGGGAAACACAAATAGCCTAAAGGCGTCAAGATTTCCAAGTACCataccaaatattttttaatgtaatctttCTAACAATTAGCTGTGTTTCACCAAAAATtggtattttgaatttttaaaaaatgccagcATGGGGATTCAGAACCATCCTGTACCTATATTCTATTAAAATGACTGTTTTACCATCCACCATCCTATTGGTAAAGagttagaataaataaaaatgaaaccaagGAAGTGCAGAAACTTCCAGCTGAGAAATGTctcagagatgggaaaaaaaccaattttGATATTTTCTTATTCCACATTCTCTGATGTAGAGATCAAACTGCAGATGCCACACTGTTTTGTGAGCTTAGGCAAAGGAAATTTTGAGCTGTCCTTCTCAGCATCATTTTATTTACACCACCATTCACATGAGCCATCTGGACTATAATATACTGCTATGAAGTGTCAGAACATATTACAGCTAAATTATGTGACAATAGTTGGAAGAAGATGGGATTAATTCCTTCTAGCCTAGGAAAATGTAGTCCAGAATCATCAGTTTTGTGGTTCCCAGGAACACTGGTTAGAATCCTTTCTGTACCTATGGTATTCCTGGCTCGCTATTTCGACATCCCTTTGGATGTGCCTAAGTGCCTAAACCACATTCTAAATTGGGATCTAGGAGTCGTTCAGATGCATTTCATTTGGTACTCTCCCAAATCACAATGGAAATCTTTGCCTTGATATACATTTTGTAGCTCTAAACTTTACTAAAAAGGCATACTTCGAATTTTGTTTTGAGAAGATATTGGCTAAGGAAGTCTGACGTAGTTAGCAGGTAAGCCTGCCTTACTGCGTCTTGCACATTGAATAGTATGTGGATGcagaaattcaaagaaagaaCAACCATAGAAGCTTTCTTTCTTATGCATTGGTCAAGAAGAAATATTGAGAATTAATTTTTGGCAGTACAGAACAGGCAAAATTCTACTCTTAAAAGTTATGAAAATAGGTATGTTTAGAAATTAAGCAGCAATATTCAGAAAgtgcaccccccaccccaccccctttcACATTGGAAGGAAAAAGCCTGGAAATATTTTGCCTCCCATTTGTTTAACTGCTTCAGCATATTTTTAAGTACTAAGAGTAAAAATAGCCTCTTTGACAAAATGCAGAATATTCTGCTTGGAAGCAGTCAGATGGTACGAACATTTTTCCTGGTTGTCATTCCATTTAACTGCCGCGGATGATCTGAGAACGTGTTAAATGTGTTCAACCGGTCTCAAAACTTTTGCTATGTCCAAAGTAATTTGCTGGCATTAAGGTAGCAAAAGCATTGAAAGGAAGTAATTGGCACCAGTCACATAGCAAATAGAGTTAAAATTAGATCTAGGAGTCTTGATCCAAAGCCAGATTTTCAGAAACACTCAATATTAATTTAACCCTCctgccactgaagtcaatgaaaaaatTGCTACTAATGGCAGCTGAGATAGACTTAGACCTTTAACAAAGACTCTAATATTTATGATCGTCTTCCTCAAGGACATTAAACTGCTCTGCTGTTGACATTGTTATGTCATGGCAATATTATAGCGTTTTTTCGGGTGCCATAATTGTGCATGACCCAGTGGCTCAGCACAGCTGTGCCATACCAGTTTCGGAAGCCCACATACTGGCTGTGCTTAGGAAGCTGTCGCTGGGACTTCAGCCCATTTGGCCCAAACAAGCAAATCTTTGCTTATACAAAATAACAGTTGGGTCCTGGCCCGTGTCCAAGTAGCATATGATGAGTTGAGAGACTCTCCAGCAAAACAGGTCTTCTCCCTATTACATTTTTCCTCCACCTTTGACTCACTACAGATAGACACTAAGCGTGGCTACTTGAACGCATGGTAATTCATTAGCTTTTTAAGTGGAGTATGCACAAGTGAACTTATGTGTCAATTATAAATTGGTAATTAAGCAGCAGAATTTGAACTTCAGACCTAAAACCACTTATATGTTTGCCTACAATCTACAGAAATGTGATTTGATATGTTTCCAAACCGTTGGTTCATCAGGGATTTTTGTGGGATAAGCAAAAATTCTAATATaaacatcatatatatatatgtatctatatataatTGCTTCTGTAAGTTCATCTGTTTAAAAAGGAATTTCTCATtacttttcagtagttttattaATATTGATCTGCAGGAAAGGGAAATTTCCAGTCCTTTTCCTCATCCTGAATCTCAAAATGACTGCTAGTAAAACGATGGCCAGGTAGTTTTTTCCTCCATGGAGGAGAGGTTTGCACTGAATGCAAAGCAGTTGATAGAGACGTCTCTTGAACAGGAAGTTAAAGAAATTCAAGTGCCTCTGCTCATGGCTGATAAGAGTAGAAGAGGGAGCGATGTGATTCATTACCTTAGCCTTTTAAAACCCTAAACAGACATTTCAGCACAATCTCACATCTATTTAAAAGACTATTTCCTTCACATTTGGaatgaaagcaaattttgaaatCTCGGAATTTGTTGTGTAACAGAGTTGTCAAGTTCTGTTCATTTCTGTTACAAAGAGTGAAATCTCCTCTCCAGGAGTGAATGATTCCCATTCGTTTCCTAGTCCACAGGGGAATATCACAGGTACCTTCATAAATCCCATAATTGCATAATTCAGACAATTCTGAGTCTCCTGGAAGAACGTGCTGGGTATCAGGAGGCACACGCTCCAGTCTGAGCCAAAAGGAAACGCCCGTTAGATTTCTAGAGAGGGGATGCACCTTCCCATTTGTAAAGCACCTTATGATTTCCAGCAGCTGATGTTAGCCAGAGCAAGTCCTCCTAACCCTCCACACCTACTCTCAAACATTCTCATCACTGACACCCAGATGCTGTCATCGTCTGTGCTTTCCTTTTGCCAAGTACCTAAGGAGGGTTGGAGCAAGTCACGCAATCACAGACTAAGCAAATCACGCGTGGCGATGGAGCAGTGGCAAAGCAGGCAGTCTCATAATGAAGATTCAGACAAAACTATCGGGACCGGTTTACAATACCTTCAATTAATTTTGATTAGCACCTCACTCACAAATAGTTCTGTCTAAACTTCAGTCGATTTATTTGTGCTGTTGTCTTTGACATGAATAAGCTGAGAAACTGTGCCCTCAGTAGTGGCAGTTCACTGAAGTTCTGGCCACGTCCTGGTAGGCACTGGAGAACTTTGCAAAGGCTCATAGTGCCAAGCATACATTCTGCCATGGAACTGCTTTTCAGGGACTGTGACTAATGCGTGGAGGCTGAAAAAATAGCACCTTAACTTGgattctcccctctttttttttttaatcctatttcAATTTCTTGGCATCATTTTCTAGTAGCCACAGTGGTTCCCTCATTCTAGTCATTACACATCTTAAATctcatcatttctttttctcttgtataCGCATTTTTCACTCGTGTCTTTGAACTGAATTTTAATCTGACTGTACAGTGTTATAATCCCTTATAGGTTCCTCTCACCATCACGGTTTATGATAAATATCAAGATTTCTCCACTATGTCAAAAAGCCCCATTTGTATTAATTCTCTTGTGCAGACACCCTCTGTCTGAGCCTTGCCATTACTCTTTTACATAGTTGAAAATTATGCTGAATATACCAAAGTGGGATTCTTGTtgtcttttaaactgttttaGCTATTGTTATTCTTTAGCATGTATGCttagttgatttttctttttttctttctttttttttgccagggaCTAGCAGCATTCATTTCCTTCAAATCTGATGTAACATTTTGCTGTTAGCATCAGTAAGATGCAGTGTAAGCTGCTGCAAATCCTGCTGCAAATAGAACATACGCTGCCTCTGAGATAAAGAGTTTTCTGTTGACGAAACGCAACAATACAAGACATGAAATTTAATTATATGGAATTCCAATTTTGTGCTGTAGTATTTCAGTCAGTAATGATTATTAATAGAATTAATACTGCTCAGCAAAATTGCCAGACTCAGACCActcacagaaagaaattaaaagcttacCATTTTACTTTAAGGCTTAGgtgttcatttttcttccctttttcccctctctctctcctagTCAGATACAGAGTTTTGGGATAAAATGCAAGCAGAATGGGAAGAAATGGCTCGCAGAAACTGGATTTCAGAGAACCAGGAAGCACCAGGGCAAGTCACCATCTCAACTATTGAGAAGGTAACACACGGTTTTTTAATTCAGTACATCCTTCCTGTGAAACTTTGAGATCAGCCTCGGCTATTCAAGGGAACCCAAGCAAACTCTTTGGACGTGGAAGCTAATTTTACCCAAAAGAGCTCGTCCTCTTTAATTGTCTGTGAGTGGGGTAGATTTAAAAGACCTTGCCATAGCGAGACTACATTTAGACTTGCACACTGCAAGAATTCTGCTGAAAGGGTCACAAAGCAAACTGCTGGATTGTGGGCACTTTTGAAGATGGGCACTTAAGGAAGAGCAGCAAATTGAAAAATCTGGGCTGGCACATTCAAACACTGTTGAGGATAGACATGCTAGAGATTCTGtctctcttcttcattccctccattgtatgttttaatttgatttatatTATGTAGCTGATATGAGCATACCTTTACACTGCAgtggcaagaaaagaaaaaggcaaaattttaagaaatattaaaataaactcaGGTGCTTGCAACACTGTTCTGTACCTTGAAGGTTAATTGAAGATTTCAGGCTATTAACTGGACAGACATCAGGTTACAAGCACTGGAGGCAGCCAGCTGCTTGATGTGTGCTCTTTACCATCAGACTGGAGGTACTGGGCTCGTGCCAGGACCAGTTCTGCTGTTACTGCAGTCAGTGTGAGTTGTGCCCATTATCTGTGATGGGAGCAGGAGAGCCCAACATGAGGACCAGTAAGTGTAACTCCAGAGCTAAAGTAAACATAAAGAGAGCAGAAACATAAGTGTCCGGTGATGCTCGCTTTTTACACTTTTTGTTGTCAAAATTTCATGGGGAATCTCATCCCGTTTTCGTAGAACAAGGGATGTTTACATCCAGTTGGAAAACAGTGAGTCATTTAATTTTATAGAGTTGCCATTCCGTGCTACAGTGCTTCGTCATGAGTCCATTGTCTCTGTTCTCCAGGGTTATTATTTCCATACTGAGAATCCCTTCAAAGACTGGCCTGGTGCTTTTGAGGAAGgattgaaaaaaatgaaggaaggtGACCTGCCCGTTACAATCTTGTACCTGGAGGCTGCTATTCTACAAGAACCCAATGATGCGGAGGTATATTTACTCACGTGCCTTTTACTGGTAAAGGAAAAGGGGGCTCCCTTTAGCATGCAATGATGGAATGATTTCAGGGCCCAAACTTTTGCTGATCATGACTGATTGAAACAGACGGAATGCTAACGGTGGTTTTGGAATAGCGTATGCCTTGAAATAGATAAAGGTGAGCTCTCCGTAAGATGAGACCCTATTTTTGAAATTATAGCATTTCCAAGTTGTCGTTTAAGCGTATTCAAAAGAGACAATATTTCaaacctttccttcttttcctgatgTTTTCAAACGATCTTTTAAACAATGCTATTGAAAAGATGAACACTTGATTTAACAAGAATGCtgacaaatttttaaaagttatatcAATTTCCACAATATTGATGTTTTCAATGAGTATATATTTAAAGTCAGTTTctatgaaacatgaaaaatatttatggtgTAAGTATCTATGTCTCTTTGAATCTATTGCTACATCACATTAAGCAGCAgtattttgaaaagcagagagaacCCTCAGATCCTCTGGAGTCCCTTAAACCTATACAACTTAATAATTGTTCTTCATTGTTTTCCATAAAATTCTTGCAACATTTAAAATGTACAATACCTCAAATTTAAGAAATCAGCATACACTGACAGAATACCTTTGCATTCATTGATTATAAATATTATCAGGCCCAAAGACATTCAAAACTGCATTGATTGGTACTGTTGGTATGCACGCCACAGAAAAATCCGCAGTTAGTGCTCGAAAGATCTGCTATTTTTATTCAGCCAGCTGCTTAACAGTAGAATTAGTTGTGACTCTGCTTGCAGTTGGGTATATATAACAAAATAACACAATTATGATTGTTTTTGCAGGCCTGGCAGTTCCTGGGCATAACACAGGCAGAGAATGAGAACGAGCAGGCAGCCATTGTCGCCCTCCAAAGGTAGATGAAAATAATTGCTAAATAAGGGGTCTGATGATTATTAGGTAACAGTGGCCTAAGTATATTTAACATCGTAATTATCTTGTAACATAAAGCATTTAGTTAACTAAGTAAGTAAAGCATTGACATAGATATAGAAATCTTCCCAGTGACTTCAGAGGGATGACTAgcaattaatatttctgttttcttaaataagTGCAATATTTAATCTAGTAATTTAAATAGTTGCACAAAGGAAAAGCTACATGGCCTGATAAACATGAATTAGACATAATGCAAATAAAGTGACTTTTTAATATTCTAGCCACTTGGCATATTTTCTGGAGCCTGTGAAACCTAATGAAGAGGTTTTCTTAACTGGAACGAGCTCCCTTCAGCTGCTGAATACTAAACTGACAACATTTTTAGGTTGATAGAGATGTGAAGCTCACAGTATGTGTCTATGTAAAATACCAGTTCCAAAATATCAGCATTATTATTATCTTTCTGTAGTGGGCTTTCATGTTTCCATGTGAGGCAAGTACCCTCTCCACATTCAGTTGCATTAGCAATGTTAACCATCGAGTCATTTCACCTAAGGATAATCTAATTTATTTATATGTAATTTATTAGCTTACCTGGATAGAAATCCAAGGGGTTGCCTGATTTAGTGCTTTCTCATCCCCACAGTTTTGAAACGAGCAACAGTGATGTTCACAAAAAGaaattttgtcttcaaaatacttttttgtatAGCTGCAAACCATATTAAATTGCTCACTTGAATTTACATAAAGCTGCTGTTTGTTTACTAGACAGATACTATAAAAATGAATCTCCCTACATTTACTCATGACCAGAAGgacagaaacaaaacttttttgCATACGTTTATGTACATAGGTGTGTGTGCACAGCAATGTGCAcgcgcatgtgtgtgtgcatatgcttAATGCACTTCCCatagaaaaataagacaaagtCCCTTCTTTAAAGGATGACTGGGTAGACCTTACTTctgtcagtgattttttttaaggcagattaTTTTGGAAGAATTCAAGAATAGTGTTTGGCTAAAAAAATAccttaatctgtttttattttctgcctagGTGCTTGGAACTACAGCCAAACAACCTAAAAGCTCTGATGGCCCTGGCTGTAAGTTATACTAACACTGGCCATCAACAAGAAGCCTATCAAGCTCTAAGAAACTGGATAAAGCAAAATCCAAAATACAAGTAtatagcaaaaagcaaaaaagggtCCCCAGCACTTACCAGGAGAATGTCTAAGACATCAGATGAAAGGTAAATGCAGTGTAAATCCTGATGGTGGGAATTTTAACGACATCACTAGAAATGATGGTGCGTGCTGTGCCCCTTTACTCTGTAGAAGTCCAGCCTGTTCCCTGTGATGGAAGCCTCAATGTCTCCACTGGCAGGAGTGGGAAGCCACACAGGACATTTGGTTTAGCGACTGAAGGCTGTATGTTATTCCAGCCCTggcacttaaaaaataataataaataaaagagctAAAAAGAGATGCTTTCCCTCAGCTCCCACCACTTTCCTCTGACCCTGTCTGCTGCCTCTGTATTCCTTCTAAACAAGCTCTGGGTTGACAAGATCATTTagcataagcaaaaataaaacatgcaagtCCTGCTCAATAGCTAAGTGTGTtattctattttggcttcatCCTGCTGACATCTGGTGTTGTCAGTGCAAAGGTTTTATGAAGCCTACAGTGGGTACAGAAGTCTTACATTTTGGCAACTTTCTTCAGGGATCTTCGCTGGTCGCTTGATCTGTTCTTCTTAAGAATGACTACTATTTTTGCCAGTAAATAACTCTTTTATGTCTGAGAAACTCATctaatttaaatagttttaataaGCCTTCATGTTATCTCACTTTGAGTTCATTATATAGGTGAACTTTTTTATTCCAAACATGAGTTTACAACAGCACCTGGAAGTAAATCTTTGCCATGATAAAGTTAAGAAgcttattttcaatttttagGAGTATACCGCTTCTGATAAATCCACTACGAGGATTCTAATTTGCAATCAATATTGCAATATTTGTAAAGAACTGTAAGATGgaactttcagttatttttcaccCTTGTCTAGCTCATTACTTGAAGAAGTAAAGGATTTGTACCTGGAGGCTGCTCACCAGAATGGTGATATGATAGACCCTGACTTGCAGACGGGACTTGGAGTTCTTTTCCACCTGAATGGAGAATTTAACAGAGCAATAGATGCATTTAGTGCTGCTTTAACGGTTCGACCAGAGGTACATTTtatgcttttacatttttaagaatttagctggccattttctttctc
The sequence above is a segment of the Larus michahellis chromosome 6, bLarMic1.1, whole genome shotgun sequence genome. Coding sequences within it:
- the PEX5L gene encoding PEX5-related protein isoform X10; the protein is MYQGHMQLVNEQQESRPLLSPSIDDFLCESKPEAVARPVTSNTAVDIQTQLEKWDDVNFHGDRSSKAHPSAERTSSSSRAPSKELLWSTENRSQSELTNVKSALDSDSMSELELAPATQARSTKEQRWGGPLLSRNHSLEEEFERAKAAVESDTEFWDKMQAEWEEMARRNWISENQEAPGQVTISTIEKGYYFHTENPFKDWPGAFEEGLKKMKEGDLPVTILYLEAAILQEPNDAEAWQFLGITQAENENEQAAIVALQRCLELQPNNLKALMALAVSYTNTGHQQEAYQALRNWIKQNPKYKYIAKSKKGSPALTRRMSKTSDESSLLEEVKDLYLEAAHQNGDMIDPDLQTGLGVLFHLNGEFNRAIDAFSAALTVRPEDYTLWNRLGATLANGDRSEEAVEAYTRALEIQPGFIRSRYNLGISCINLGAYREAVSNFLTALSLQRKSRNQQQVPHPALSGNIWAALRIALSMMDQPELFQAANVGDLDILLRAFNLEP